The following coding sequences are from one Pocillopora verrucosa isolate sample1 chromosome 5, ASM3666991v2, whole genome shotgun sequence window:
- the LOC131777542 gene encoding uncharacterized protein has translation MAAKEKEDAKVQPLMIFYDSEAANGNVYCGDIIEIAAKCHPDVVKGSFQSLINTKQPLCAFAARDCGLSQEDLSNKPFFREIFLKFLSWIDDMVKLAKKKHGKHFFPVLCAHHGYQFDFLILLNNMERCGLHHSILTQHNVHFADTLVFCHELKDNGEKLLANTRLSLEALYRKFFPKKIFKDRHRAMGDVDGMVKIFTQTPLRKLLRLLKYSSTKERLEYYISQCGKKQQQAILEDKLCKLDACSKNMSIKKLLKEGITYNTLKRIFEDCCSFMDFYEVMKTYGIERKVSKVIALHFGGLGLQNHGLTAYPRLHEEKPNKASSESHHAERKPQPNMVSVNSLEDGKLSERENGTEDWERDLVKAAPRSSFTLKCTTPAPLSLVLDDLSYTHSEKNEIGVESPIGKVKSERTHSSHKSEGEHSLSEMQNVEVGNKSSRGKTSGAEARKGSTDSAPHAPKQRDEKTVKGRKSFRKKKPDGMLSKEVAFSGKDNRRDLVKPRQSKLINPSVNDNYITKNKPSAPCSSSDKGKPESELKEQAFDGCCSPTECLVAKLQLTEISGASSTTNLEHKFASVLIGDIAILVPVECDGKDCDSNVTGVNEPEAHTLGKSKELSSTQESPVFDNVPLVHAVQGTFETHFEDLTEGDNFDPNKITKSSQQNCDLPPGNSVKPVVLNFPSEHDRSLPKSPESSHETCFEEQPEVNESNLSGAIEVQFESCEESTLKSSFVASAVRSDGDTCHAHPSSLDFEQSPGNALVHDQITCEEEKENVSNYLHEVRTSTNYFVPLVNLSSSGFQALKETDQGNSKCIFDTNSYFMHEACSANKPPRLNGSTVERTNGLISSWEEISCAHLPNSALPPSIPIENPSLGSCGMNQGFASDLTSTESTIQARGNFLAELSSESSSASDDQSVDDRAFSRQPPLGEERRYTPDTVHQQSNQLPLAGNAREVITQQPSGPCLYYSQASFPPLQGNPHRTFYQGYPALPLLKPCYPSFTFSTPVQPVMASHLMQPPHPQQVFMPPFQYRNQMMFSNLVPPSLGLPSVPHAQLQPQLFPVFQAATAFPCFSGVNLYEQAQQAAGPPVDASGQLVFTHSATALSQGGSVVSDSMDSCGSQGSLVDSSSDTSSVDSSFEGMMTSPVNQTDDNLKSFLAKADNDFGYTTTVAYKDTQKEPKEDFKENNPLSGHKHESQVVTLAKLCHMKVSGSDISSSHQYCESQEDLVHKQVTILSHEESVMGMGRRLSPDGSSVEGVCLDLSSNDFKDEFSKEASGSPSDWDNLSKECCSYTQTVVKELKNGNIKDSGPSPKPQRIKGKCSRRWKSTQSSSFSTSSHDDLFPGTEQLSVTCLTVNEQSSICENNNNSFKLEDGDISCVNDTGQRLKTRKNHRRVRFSKRDSARCRESFSSLQQPSKRQENHSIGRTTREVWKRGLTDKLKGPFKEKSSRKGTLEEKVPKLGTKIDKNNNS, from the exons ATGGCAGCTAAGGAGAAAGAAGACGCGAAAGTTCAACCGTTGATGATATTTTATGATAGTGAAGCCGCTAATGGAAATGTTTACTGTGGCGATATCATTGAAATAGCTGCAAAGTGCCATCCTGATGTTGTGAAAGGTTCTTTTCAGTCGCTGATAAACACCAAACAACCGCTGTGTGCCTTCG CTGCCAGAGATTGTGGTCTGTCACAGGAGGATCTAAGCAACAAGCCATTCTTCAGGGagatttttcttaaatttctttcctGGATAGATGACATGGTGAAATTAGCCAAAAAGAAACATGGGAAGCATTTTTTTCCAG tGTTGTGTGCACACCATGGCTATCAATTTGACTTCTTGATTTTACTGAACAACATGGAGAGGTGTGGATTACATCACTCAATTTTGACCCAGCACAATGTTCATTTTGCAGATACTTTGGTTTTCTGTCATGAG TTGAAAGACAATGGGGAGAAGTTGTTGGCCAACACAAGACTGTCCCTTGAGGCGCTGTATAGAAAAttctttccaaagaaaatttttaaag ACAGACACAGAGCCATGGGTGATGTAGATGGAATGGTTAAGATCTTCACACAGACACCACTCCGCAAACTACTTCGCCTCTTGAAGTATTCATctaccaaagaaag ATTGGAGTATTACATCTCTCAGTgtggaaaaaaacagcaacaagcCATTTTAGAAG ATAAACTGTGTAAGCTGGATGCATGCAGTAAGAATATGTCTATAAAGAAACTCTTAAAGGAGGGAATTACGTACAACACTCTCAAAAGAATCTTTGAAGATTGCTGTTCTTTTATGGATTTTTATGAAGTCATGAAAACCTATGGTATTGAAAGGAAAGTGTCAAAGGTTATAGCGTTACATTTCGGTGGACTAGGGCTTCAAAATCATGGTTTAACAGCGTACCCAAGGTTGCACGAAGAGAAACCAAACAAAGCGAGTTCAGAAAGTCACCATGCTGAAAGAAAACCACAACCAAACATGGTAAGTGTGAACAGCTTAGAAGATGGCAAGTTATCTGAAAGAGAGAATGGTACTGAGGACTGGGAGAGAGACTTAGTAAAAGCTGCACCTCGAAGTAGCTTCACCCTGAAGTGTACTACTCCTGCTCCTCTGAGCCTGGTTCTTGATGACTTATCGTACACTCATTCAGAGAAGAATGAAATAGGCGTCGAATCTCCAATAGGAAAAGTAAAGTCTGAAAGAACTCATTCCTCGCACAAATCTGAAGGAGAACATTCCCTGTCTGAGATGCAAAATGTTGAAGTCGGTAATAAGAGTTCACGGGGAAAAACCTCCGGAGCTGAAGCTAGAAAGGGTTCTACTGACTCAGCACCTCATGCACCAAAGCAAAGAGATGAAAAGACTGTCAAAGGGAGGAAATCtttcagaaaaaagaaaccagacGGCATGCTTTCCAAGGAAGTCGCCTTTTCAGGAAAAGACAACAGAAGAGATCTAGTCAAACCGAGGCAGTCCAAGCTAATAAATCCTTCTGTAAATGACAACTACattacaaaaaacaaaccatCCGCTCCCTGTTCGTCTTCTGATAAAGGTAAACCAGAGAGTGAGCTGAAGGAGCAAGCTTTTGATGGATGTTGCTCCCCAACTGAATGTTTAGTAGCAAAGTTACAGCTTACGGAAATTTCTGGCGCTTCGTCCACAACAAACCTGGAGCATAAGTTCGCTAGTGTTCTTATAGGAGACATTGCTATTCTCGTTCCTGTTGAGTGCGATGGCAAAGATTGTGATTCTAATGTAACTGGTGTAAATGAACCTGAAGCACATACTCTAGGGAAGAGCAAGGAACTTAGTTCGACACAAGAAAGTCCAGTCTTTGACAATGTACCTTTAGTCCATGCTGTGCAAGGAACATTTGAAACACACTTTGAAGACCTGACTGAAGGAGATAATTTCGATCCTAACAAGATAACGAAGTCTTCACAGCAGAATTGCGATCTACCTCCAGGTAATTCGGTGAAACCTGTTGTGCTGAATTTTCCCTCAGAGCATGATCGGTCTCTTCCAAAATCACCTGAAAGTTCTCATGAAACATGCTTCGAAGAGCAACCTGAAGTCAACGAATCAAATCTTAGTGGTGCCATTGAGGTGCAGTTTGAATCGTGTGAAGAAAGTACCCTGAAATCTAGTTTTGTGGCATCTGCTGTTCGGTCTGACGGAGACACGTGTCATGCACACCCATCATCTTTGGACTTTGAGCAGTCTCCTGGAAATGCCCTGGTACATGATCAAATAACATgtgaagaagagaaagaaaatgttaGCAATTATTTACATGAAGTAAGGACAAGTACCAACTATTTCGTTCCTCTTGTTAACCTATCAAGTAGTGGTTTTCAGGCCTTGAAGGAAACTGATCAAGGCAACTCTAAATGTATCTTTGATACGAATAGTTACTTCATGCATGAAGCGTGCTCGGCAAACAAACCCCCACGTCTTAACGGCTCAACGGTAGAAAGAACCAATGGTTTGATTTCTTCATGGGAAGAAATTTCATGTGCTCATTTACCCAACTCTGCTTTACCACCGTCCATTCCGATAGAAAACCCTTCCCTTGGAAGCTGTGGTATGAATCAGGGTTTTGCATCTGATCTTACAAGCACTGAGAGTACAATTCAGGCACGTGGTAATTTCCTTGCTGAATTGTCATCAGAGAGCAGCAGTGCCAGTGATGACCAATCCGTAGACGACCGTGCATTTTCACGTCAACCGCCCCTCGGTGAGGAGCGGAGATATACCCCTGACACAGTTCACCAGCAATCAAATCAGCTGCCTTTGGCAGGGAATGCAAGAGAAGTGATAACTCAACAGCCTTCAGGTCCCTGTTTGTATTACAGTCAAGCATCATTCCCGCCACTGCAGGGTAATCCACATAGAACTTTCTACCAAGGGTACCCCGCGTTACCTCTGTTGAAACCATGCTACCCGTCTTTCACTTTCTCCACTCCTGTTCAACCTGTGATGGCATCTCACCTCATGCAACCACCGCATCCTCAACAGGTCTTTATGCCACCGTTCCAGTACAGAAATCAAATGATGTTCTCTAACTTAGTCCCACCAAGCTTAGGCCTTCCATCTGTGCCTCATGCCCAACTTCAGCCACAGTTATTTCCAGTTTTTCAAGCTGCCACGGCCTTTCCTTGCTTTTCCGGTGTAAATCTTTATGAGCAAGCACAACAGGCAGCTGGTCCACCTGTTGATGCCAGTGGCCAACTGGTCTTTACTCATTCAGCAACTGCACTCTCCCAAGGTGGTTCTGTCGTCAGTGACTCGATGGATTCGTGCGGCTCGCAAGGTAGTTTGGTGGATTCCAGTTCAGATACGTCTTCAGTCGATAGTTCATTTGAGGGAATGATGACTTCGCCAGTAAATCAGACAGATGATAATTTAAAATCTTTCCTTGCTAAGGCAGATAACGACTTCGGCTATACAACGACGGTAGCATACAAGGACACTCAGAAGGAACCTAAagaagatttcaaagaaaacaaccCACTGTCTGGACACAAACATGAGAGCCAAGTAGTTACGTTAGCAAAACTTTGCCACATGAAGGTATCTGGTAGTGACATCAGCTCAAGCCACCAATACTGTGAAAGTCAAGAGGACCTCGTGCATAAACAAGTTACAATTTTGTCCCATGAAGAGAGTGTGATGGGAATGGGAAGGCGACTGTCACCGGATGGAAGTAGTGTGGAGGGCGTTTGTCTCGATTTATCAAGCAACGATTTCAAAGACGAATTTTCAAAAGAAGCAAGTGGATCTCCAAGTGATTGGGACAATTTGTCAAAAGAATGTTGTAGCTATACTCAAACTGTTGTGAAAGAACTGAAGAATGGAAATATTAAAGATAGTGGTCCATCCCCAAAACCGCAGCGGAtcaaaggaaaatgttctcGGAGATGGAAAAGTACCCAATCTTCGTCTTTTTCAACCTCATCGCATGACGATCTTTTTCCAGGAACTGAGCAACTTTCAGTAACGTGTCTTACAGTGAATGAACAGTCTTCCATCTGTGAGAATAATAACAATTCTTTTAAACTGGAAGATGGTGATATAAGCTGTGTCAACGATACAGGTCAGCGTTTGAAAACAAGGAAGAATCACAGGAGAGTGCGATTTTCTAAGCGGGACTCTGCTCGATGTAGAGAAAGTTTTTCATCGCTACAGCAGCCCTCTAAACGTCAAGAAAATCATAGTATTGGTAGAACAACTCGTGAAGTCTGGAAAAGAGGTCTTACTGACAAGTTGAAGGGGCCATTTAAGGAAAAGTCATCAAGGAAGGGAACTTTAGAGGAAAAAGTGCCCAAGCTTGGTACAAAGATTGACAAGAACAACAATTCCTGA
- the LOC131777543 gene encoding copper chaperone for superoxide dismutase-like codes for MASNPTTTKMEFAVQMTCKNCVDAICNSLHGVEGITSFTVDPNSEQVTLETTLSTRQVQNLLETSGRTAILRGLGTAGKDLKHLGAAVVEMRSGIVKGVTRFVQVSEDLCVIDGTIDGLSPGLHGLNIHELGDLSLGCASTGDHYNPRNCQHGAREDNVRHVGDLGNISADKNGRASFRMEDKNIKVWDVIGRSLVVHHGEDDLGRGTNELSRITGNSGPGLSCGIIARSAGLFQNTKKYCACDGKILWEDKPLSEPTSMPSQL; via the exons ATGGCTTCCAACCCAACAACAACCAAG ATGGAGTTTGCTGTGCAGATGACCTGTAAGAATTGTGTAGATGCAATTTGCAATTCACTCCATGGTGTTGAAG gTATCACATCATTCACAGTGGATCCAAACTCAGAGCAAGTGACTTTAGAGACAACTCTGTCAACCAGACAAGTCCAGAATCTATTAGAAACCTCAGGACGTACAGCCATCTTACGTGGACTTGGTACAGCAG GGAAGGATCTGAAGCATTTAGGAGCTGCTGTTGTGGAGATGCGTAGTGGAATTGTTAAAGGTGTCACCAGATTTGTTCAG GTATCTGAGGATCTGTGTGTGATTGATGGCACAATTGATGGACTTTCTCCTGGACTTCATGGGCTCAATATTCATGAATTAGGAGATCTGTCTCTGGGATGTGCAAG TACTGGTGATCATTATAATCCCAGAAACTGTCAACATGGAGCACGAGAGGACAATGTGAGG CATGTTGGTGACCTTGGCAACATTTCAGCTGACAAAAATGGCAGAGCCTCTTTCAGAATGGAGgacaaaaatatcaag GTTTGGGATGTAATCGGTCGCTCACTAGTCGTACATCACGGTGAAGATGACCTTGGGCGTGGCACCAATGAATTGTCGAGGATAACTGGAAATTCCGGCCCTGG ATTATCTTGTGGAATCATCGCCAGATCAGCTGGACTTTTCCAGAACACCAAAAAGTACTGTGCATGTGATGGGAAAATCCTTTGGGAGGACAAGCCATTGTCTGAACCAACAAGCATGCCTTCTCAGCTGTAA
- the LOC131777541 gene encoding uncharacterized protein gives MFMSWLLAFFLTGIAQSSLLDVDQLKAPEPDFVDDGDCGCTKEPTAQCGCCTKFDFDHKEHTACMNMTFQVEEKAIRFTGTLDDKVLFNETLSARNPPPFCQGVCPLSCICLQYYNISYGDEGKWGGCLKIYADLIVPLFNLDFGCFNLPTQEGQEQWRASDKEGNSLLHFAGSNKSKDQMLNKTRQWLLKMLGKDTTKSPQKKKNPLDFLFNNRVIENSDED, from the exons ATGTTCATGTCTTGGTTGCTCGCATTTTTCCTGACTGGAATTGCCCAGTCAAGTTTGCTCGATGTCGATCAGTTGAAAGCACCAG AACCAGATTTTGTCGATGATGGTGATTGTGGATGCACTAAAGAACCGACTGCACAGTGTGGCTGCTGcacaaaatttgattttgaccaCAAGGAGCACACAG cCTGTATGAACATGACATTTCAAGTGGAGGAGAAA gCGATACGATTTACGGGGACTTTAGATGACAAGGTTCTGTTCAACGAAACTCTCTCAG cgaGAAATCCACCTCCTTTTTGTCAAGGGGTTTGTCCACTGTCGTGCATCTGCCTTCAGTATTACAACATCTCGTACGGTGATGAGGGAAAGTGGGGAGGATGCCTGAAGATATATGCTGATCTCATTGTACCACTCTTTAATCTTGACTTTGGCTGCTTCAATCTGCCAACCCAGGAAGGCCAGGAGCAGTGGAGGGCTTCGGACAAGGAGGGCAACTCGCTGTTACACTTTGCCGGCTCTAATAAGTCAAAGGATCAAATGTTGAACAAGACTCGGCAGTGGCTCCTAAAAATGCTTGGCAAAGACACAACTAAGTCgccacaaaagaaaaaaaatccacttgATTTCCTTTTCAACAATCGCGTGATTGAAAATTCTGATGAGGACTAG
- the LOC131777533 gene encoding uncharacterized protein, which translates to MCLLKVKFPLSVVTVLVPLVASFTLKSVDPVTANNPNFDGCECVSGNSSFYCCQPISVYRFSELVCVNVSSVDTQNVIPFTLSADGKSRLTDTYSEKAPQPYCIEFDNPGPVYTCLIFYNTTFTSTQVSGCLKLRVLVQAEIFIPLRCFNLSRPSDVKQEDDFTTNYIF; encoded by the exons ATGTGTTtgctgaaagtgaaatttccttTATCCGTGGTCACTGTACTTGTTCCTTTGGTGGCAAGTTTCACACTGAAATCTGTTG atCCAGTTACAGCGAATAATCCAAATTTTGATGGCTGTGAATGTGTCAGTGGCAATTCGTCGTTTTATTGTTGTCAACCCATCTCTGTCTACCGCTTTAGTGAGTTAG TTTGTGTGAATGTGTCAAGCGTGGATACACAGAAT GTTATACCATTCACCTTGTCTGCAGATGGAAAGTCGCGCCTTACTGATACGTACTCAG AAAAAGCACCTCAGCCATACTGTATTGAGTTTGACAACCCAGGACCAGTTTACACCTGTTTAATTTTCTACAACACAACGTTCACCAGCACACAGGTCAGCGGCTGTCTAAAGCTGAGAGTTTTGGTACAAGCTGAAATCTTTATCCCATTGAGATGTTTCAATCTTTCACGACCTTCTGATGTCAAGCAAGAGGACGATTTTACAACAAACTACATATTTTGa
- the LOC131777532 gene encoding stromal cell-derived factor 2 — protein MMAVTVPNFLYFFRIVSGTNIVKYVYLLMSIASLLCGRSQGDSREFKYITCGSVLKLVNPKHNVRLHSHEVKYGSGSGQQSVTGVDSADDGNSYWVVRGKMDSPCKRGTPVKCGSAIRLQHLATKRNLHSHHFQSPISHNQEVSAFGENGDGDDLDNWSVICPSKFWERQDKIRFKHSATKVYLHVTGDQFGRPISGQKEISGYSYPETGNEWKATEGIYVKPTN, from the exons ATGATGGCCGTGACAGTACctaatttcctttacttttttcgAATAGTCAGTGGAACTAATATTGTAAAATACGTTTATTTGTTGATGAGCATAGCTTCTTTGCTATGCGGTCGTTCACAAGGAGATTCTAGAG AATTTAAATATATTACTTGTGGGAGTGTTTTAAAGCTAGTCAATCCAAAGCACAATGTTAGACTCCATTCCCATGAAGTTAAGTATGGCTCTGGAAGCGGACAACAG TCTGTTACAGGAGTGGACAGTGCGGATGACGGAAACAGCTACTGGGTTGTGAGAGGGAAAATGGATTCTCCATGCAAAAGAGG gacTCCTGTTAAGTGTGGCAGCGCAATAAGATTACAACACCTGGCCACTAAACGCAATCTTCACAGTCATCACTTTCAGTCACCAATTTCTCATAACCAGGAAGTGAGTGCATTTGGTGAAAATGGAGATGGGGATGATTTGGACAACTGGTCTGTTATTTGTCCTTCAAAGTTTTGGGAACGACAGGATAAAATTAGGTTCAAGCATTCAGCTACTAAAGT tTATCTGCATGTAACTGGAGACCAGTTTGGCCGGCCCATTAGTGGTCAAAAGGAAATTAGTGGTTATAGTTATCCTGAAACAGGAAATGAATGGAAGGCAACG gagGGCATTTATGTCAAACCCACCAATTGA
- the LOC131777535 gene encoding coiled-coil domain-containing protein 43-like codes for MLCLFQMFDDMTGLFAGQHVTLVRFREPENAVRVGSGIAQDLKMADGATQEEAFEEWLSSRMKQLGLDEDVFGSYITGVLDSEDTDEDRKDALKGILDGMTQYPLNDLCNEVIERWRTSRAEVLQEKELEKEQKATEKQNRLAEIMEKQASTVSSRKSTQADADREVKKLLLAQYGHESDEDYCTESDDEQASCSSAEKDLGMVKNMNTQSVADKEKDKRDKMKEESEQRKQQIKEAKEKQKQKADERKEKERKRTQKGERRTR; via the exons ATGCTGTGTTTATTTCAGATGTTTGATGACATGACGGGACTCTTTGCGGGTCAGCATGTCACCCTAGTGAGGTTTCGGGAACCTGAAAACGCAGTCAGGGTGGGAAGCGGAATTGCTCAGGATCTCAAGATGGCGGACGGAGCAACACAAGAAGAGGCGTTTGAAGAATGGCTTAGCTCTCGTATGAAACAGTTAGGCCTAGATGAAGACGTATTTGGAAGCTATATCACAGGAGTACTAGATTCTGAGGATACGGACGAAGATCGCAAAGATGCACTCAAGGGTATTTTAGACGGAATGACG CAATATCCTCTGAACGACCTCTGCAATGAAGTCATTGAAAGATGGAGAACATCAAGGGCAGAAGTGTTACAGGAAAAGGAACTCGAGAAAG AACAGAAAGcaacagaaaaacagaacagaCTTGCTGAAATAATGGAGAAACAAGCCTCAACAGTGTCTTCAAGAAAATCCACCCAGGCCGATGCTGACAGGGAAGTTAAGAAGCTCTTGCTTGCTCAGTATGGACATGAATCAGATGAAGACTACTG TACTGAGAGTGATGATGAACAAGCTTCATGTTCTTCTGCTGAGAAGGATTTAG GAATGGTAAAAAATATGAATACACAATCTGTAGCAGATAAAGAGAAAGACAAGAGAGATAAGATGAAGGAAGAAagtgaacagagaaaacaacaGATAAAAGAAGCAAAGgagaagcaaaaacaaaaagcagatgagaggaaagaaaaggaaaggaaaagaactCAGAAAGGAGAAAGACGAACCAGATGA